The genomic stretch AGTTTACGCAACAGGCCGTATATGCTCCAGCTCACACCGATGCCCAGTGCAATCCAAGGCATCTGCCCGCCCCATGCAGAAAGCCACACCACGCCCACGATGGCTAAAAGAATGGCGCCGATTTGCAATGGGCGCAGGGCTTCGCGCAGAAATAGGCGGCCGCAGAAGATGCTGGCGAGTGGTGCGATGAAGTAGCCTAGGCTGGCTTGCAATACCTGCCGTTGGGTGATGGCGGCCAAATAGAGCAGCCAGTTTGTTGCCAATAAGGTGGAACAGATGGCGAAGGCGGTGAGGGTTTGGCGGCTTTTGACGGCTTGTACGAGCTGGGTGCGGGCGGAAGGCGAGCAGGCCACTGCGCCGATGGCAAGCAGCGATGCCCATACGATACGGTGTGCCATCAGCTGCCCGGCACTGATGGGCTGGCCGACCAGGGGTAGCCAGTAGAGCGGGAAAAAGCCCCAAATCAGGTAGCAGCCGATGACGCAGTAGAGGCCGCGGCGGTATTCGGTGGAGTGGGTGGTATTCATGATGTGTTGGCGGATGGTGTAGGGGCTACCTGAAAGTTTTGGTTGCAAGGGTGGCCGCAGTTAAATGATTGTATTTTTTCAGTATGGGTGCACGCTGCTGTGCTATTTGTACTCATCAACTCGCCATCTGGTATGAAATAGTAGGTATTTAGCGAGAAAATGCAAGGTATTAAGACAGTCTGCCTGTTGATATGAAAACGGTAGAGGCTACCTGAAAATCCGTCTGGTGTTTTTCAGGTAGCCTCTATCAGCCTCTGGTTTGGGCTGCTTACATCAGGTTCAAATCGTTTACGCGTTCGAAGATATGCGTGCTTTCGCGGCCTTCTTCGTAGAGCTTGATGCGCAGGCGCAAGTCGTTGGCAGATTCTGCCTGGCGCAGGGCTTCGTCGTAGTCGATTTCGTTGTTGATGTAGAGGCGGAACAAGTCTTGGTCGAAGGTTTGCATGCCGTCGTCTTCAGCACGTTCCATCAGCTCGCGAGCTTCAAGCAGCTGGT from Eikenella exigua encodes the following:
- the rarD gene encoding EamA family transporter RarD, with the translated sequence MQPKLSGSPYTIRQHIMNTTHSTEYRRGLYCVIGCYLIWGFFPLYWLPLVGQPISAGQLMAHRIVWASLLAIGAVACSPSARTQLVQAVKSRQTLTAFAICSTLLATNWLLYLAAITQRQVLQASLGYFIAPLASIFCGRLFLREALRPLQIGAILLAIVGVVWLSAWGGQMPWIALGIGVSWSIYGLLRKLAPLPALPGFTLETLMLLPFVLLYLGWHYWHGSLVFTQLPPLPLAIVIGSGAATMIPLLLFAAAAQRIRLTTIGILQYLSPSLQFLLGLTAFHEPFSRMQFAGYLWVWAGVALFVWGARKKQQAT